The bacterium DNA window AGACTGATCGCCGTTTCCGCCGAGGGGGACCGCGGTCTGGATTCGCCCGTCTGCGGCCGTTTCGGCCGCGCCCCGTACTTCTGCTTCGTGGAGGAGGAGGCGGGCGAGCTGGGTGAGTGCCGCTGCCTGGCCAACCCCTACTTCGAGGACCACCGGCCGGGGCGGGTCCCGCTCTTCATCAAGAAGCAGGGGGCGGACGTGATCATTTCCGGCAGA harbors:
- a CDS encoding NifB/NifX family molybdenum-iron cluster-binding protein translates to MSEKRLIAVSAEGDRGLDSPVCGRFGRAPYFCFVEEEAGELGECRCLANPYFEDHRPGRVPLFIKKQGADVIISGRMGPSAAKIFDHHGIEVATGASGTVREAVAAFLTGGMKGRRLHGRRGDGARRHY